One window of Pirellulales bacterium genomic DNA carries:
- a CDS encoding peptidylprolyl isomerase: protein MGFFGFGGKRAKRNKKRSAPRRLSLSVRGLHFEPLEQRQLLTVTVNPITGPDPNSAYNTPSGKDLYVPLVGSDTGNTITYSATSSNPNVQVSVLTGNPELIMNVTGTDSTGASFSGQLVFQLFENLAPQTVAAIIANVNNGVYTNSSFYRMETSSSFQLIQGGISEESNPPSVATVPNEYNANIAFNSPGLLAMAATSAHVASSEFFLTGPTQPLSAEPQALNFGYTIFGQLLKGQDIYNKILNVQTHSSSGVNIANTPVTITSASIVQNDTQNGVLQISEAPGFTGNATITVTGAGSDSTSAQQTFNVNVIAPAPPTQEPQVLLGAVSNLTTQAGKAITFQITASDTNGGTATFNIGDQNPFGQAPYATPANVTVTIAPGTGNTATVTLTPKAGFTGTLNLVAHADDSSSGLRDAQDFTLTVAGPITVQTDGTTQQVTAGSSLGVTGLSITDPGLSTTSNVTATFAVAHGTINFSTSTTAGITSSQVTGNGTGSVTITAPLAAINATLAATSGITYTPSASFGGSDSLSITASDSAGNTNTNSVSLAVLSSILINVPSSSLATAMGAGLAIAGLSISDPALPAANNVAFTFKPQSGTITLATNIPNGITSAEVTGNGTGTVSVNATQAQINATLADANGVTYAPTSSFSGTDTVQLHASDGSNSTDNDFTVTVGLSITAPTTIKAPSGTNFAITGVSITDAALPSTDTITLTIAATHGTIKVGSTITGGVSSSGITGNNTATVTIAGTLAQVNATLAGTGGLLYRSANDYDGPDTITITANDQLTSSGTSTVGVSVIGPLSINGPTNGLVQANTVQHITGVSLDDTGLPATDNVTLTFAVQNGIINLSTAVTAGLTAAQITTNGTGSVTIIAPLAAINATLADANGLTYTPHTGFSGDDTVAITASDTAANSPSTSISYVVIGPITLTTPQTQTAISGGSASISGISLSDPGLSSQSAVTMTFSVAHGSLTFSTAVSLGLVDGQISGNGTSSVTITAPVNAINNTLANASGLTYVSTASFNGSDAIAMTVSDPADNTATGSASIAVGLAVNAPASQLGTASTALALTGVSITDPALSASGTVTVNLTATNGNILLSTAVSGGLTTSQVTGNGTGTVTVTGTLAAINATLAAANGLTYTSTAGGADTVTFAASDTLESQASASTAVTIVGPLSITAPTSQTLTTGSSVAITGATLADPSLPTTSNVTVTLTTTLGTVALSTSISGGLTASQITGNGTGSVTITAPLAAINATLAAANGLTYAGTTAGADTLKIQAHDDAGNTATPTNTPLSVFGPVTINVPSTPPTLKTNGSVAITSISVTDPGLSSTDNVTLVLNAGHGTLTLSTSITSGLTAGQITGNGTSNVTITAPLAAINATLAAAAGLTYAPTTGFNGTDTIGLSANDTHNNSNTASFSATAIGPVTVTVPSGTSTIGSSANSSITGISLTDSSLPSTSNVTVNLSAAHGTLTLLTNVTGGLTAAQISGNGTSNLTITAPLAAINATLAAANGLVYKAISGFAGSDSVSLTATDPVSNTNTASVSLAVVGPLSVTIPATPTVKLNTPLAITGLSVADPSLPTTSNVTLTLAVTHGVITLSTTVTNGLTSSQITGNGTASVTITGPLAAIVATLAAATGLTYTPTTGFSGSDALSISGSDPFSNTATQSLTLTVLGASNSSISGMVYLDGNLNGQLDASESGLGGVILILQGTDSQNNAIGPLAIKTASNGSFQFNSLPAGTYTLTKIAPADLVDGAATVGSLSGTLQGKDVISSITIAAGAAGTGYNFAEDALDPHFVTLDMFLNTSPTPVQTLVNYIAKSYADAGVSTTAPVGISGQVPAPVVNVVTAAFNLNQAGSKVVTGLSVSDSALSSSSSNVTVTLSVASGTLAVSTTVSGGVTTSQVTGSGTTTVTITAPLSAINAMLADPNGLTYTPTSTFNGNDTLGVTVNDLGNTTTGTQQTGNASVALHVIAAPVITSASSSAIVPTGSTSNVTGLSIADSALTNASGNVQLNLAAAHGTINLSTSVSGGITAAQITNNGTANVTINAPLAAINATLAATAGVTFTPTSGFTGTDTLGITLSDLANTASGVAQTTTKTVPVSIVGPLAITAPSGTQSAASGSAVITGVSIADPALPSTSNVTLTLTASNGTVALSTAISGGITSTQVTGNGTASVTITAPLAAINATLAGASGLTYTANSGFTGTDTLGLSSTDVAGNHGTATVTVSATAKLSIAAPSTSQSVGINTPKVITGVTIADPALTSTGTVTLTLTATHGTVALSTSVTGGVTTSQVTNNSSGSVTVTASLAAINATLADAAGLTYTPTSGFVGGDTLALSASDTLSTSATASVSITVAGPLSSTLGTNAQSVAVNSPLVLSGIAYADPSLPTTSNVTVVVSAAHGTVTLSTTVTNGLTTSQITGNGTGSVTITAPLAAISATLTAANGATYTPTSGFAGTDTVAFAANDTFGNTNTASITVTVAGPLAITAPSDTQSVAVNGSKVVSGVLLADPSFPATGNVTVNLTATHGTVTLSTAVTGGITTAQVTGNGTGAVTIIAPLAAINATLADAAGLTYAPTSGYSGADSIGLTATDSLSNTNTATITINVTGALSIAAPSDTQLVAINSTKAVSGIVVSDPSLSSSGTVTLVLTATNGTILLSTTVSGGITASQVTGTTNGTGSVIITAPLAAINTTLAAISGLTYKPNTGYVGDDTLALSATDSLSNSSGTTNVAIQVAGPLSMTVPTDELVVPQGGSLVVSGISLSDPSLPATSNVTLTLNVNNGTVALSTAVTGGLTADQISNNGSGFVTVTAPLAAISATLGDPAGLTYTANADFTGPDTLVLTGTDLFGNTISKNVALNVVAPLSITAPTDTQLLAINGSKVISGVSLTDPTLPAASDVTLTLTATNGIVNLSTAVTSGLTAGQITGNGTGSVSITAPLAAINATLADANGLTYAANHGFAGADTLVFTATDSLSHNVTTNVTLAIAGPVAINAPSNTLSVTTNVAQVLSGISLADPSLPATSNVTLTLGVTNGTIALSTAVNGGLTAAQVSTNGTGSVTITAPLAAINATLHDANGLTYTPNTEFGGADALSLTATDVVGNATTASVAMIVADPLAIKVPVDTQTLAANSSKVISDVVLGDPSLQSGNVTLKLTVTNGKLDLSTTVTNGLTAGQVTDNGSGTVTITAPVAAINATLADPAGLTYTPTTGYAGPDTLALNGTDALAHDVTVDVALAVVGPVSLSAPADTLSAPAVGSKGISNIVLGDPNLPATSPVTLTFATTNGTISVSTAVNGGITAGQIIGNGTGNITITAPLAAITATLADANGVSYTANEGFTGSDTVALTADDTIGVQATANVSVAVFGSLSILAPSDTQVLTINGSKVISGVVIADPGIPAMSDVTLTLTATSGTLNLSTSVSGGLTASQITGNGSDSVTIMAPLDAISATLADAAGLTYKPVDAFSGNDTIVLSVADLAGNAPSPVNVATLVAGPLFIATPAAQTVGENSSLAITNIVLTDPSLPDATNVTFTLSVTNGIVSLSTGISSGITATQVTGNGTGTVTVTAPLAAINATLADAEGLTYTPNSGYSGSDSLALLVNDSLVSSSVTSSVAITVAAPIS from the coding sequence ATGGGTTTCTTCGGCTTTGGCGGTAAACGGGCCAAGAGAAACAAGAAGCGGAGCGCTCCGCGCCGGTTGTCGCTGTCGGTGCGCGGCCTGCACTTCGAGCCTCTCGAGCAACGCCAACTGCTGACCGTCACGGTCAATCCCATCACGGGGCCTGACCCCAACTCGGCGTACAACACGCCGTCGGGCAAGGACCTGTACGTCCCGCTGGTGGGTAGCGATACCGGAAATACGATTACCTACTCGGCCACCAGCAGCAATCCCAACGTGCAGGTGAGCGTGCTGACGGGCAATCCCGAGCTGATTATGAACGTCACCGGGACTGACTCGACCGGCGCAAGCTTTAGCGGCCAGTTGGTCTTCCAGTTGTTCGAGAATCTCGCGCCGCAGACGGTCGCCGCGATCATCGCCAATGTGAACAACGGCGTTTATACGAACTCGTCCTTCTACCGCATGGAGACCTCGAGCTCGTTCCAATTGATTCAGGGCGGCATTAGCGAAGAATCGAACCCGCCCAGCGTGGCGACGGTGCCCAACGAGTACAACGCCAACATCGCATTTAATTCGCCGGGCCTGCTGGCGATGGCGGCCACCAGCGCCCACGTTGCTTCGAGCGAATTCTTCCTTACGGGCCCGACCCAGCCTTTGTCGGCCGAGCCGCAGGCGCTGAATTTCGGTTACACGATCTTCGGGCAGTTGCTCAAAGGGCAGGATATCTACAATAAGATTCTCAACGTTCAGACGCATTCGAGTAGTGGCGTGAACATCGCCAATACTCCGGTCACGATCACTTCGGCCTCGATCGTACAGAACGACACACAAAACGGCGTGCTGCAAATCTCGGAAGCGCCTGGGTTCACTGGCAATGCCACGATCACGGTCACGGGAGCGGGGTCGGACAGTACTTCGGCGCAGCAGACATTTAATGTCAACGTGATCGCGCCGGCGCCGCCGACCCAGGAACCACAGGTCCTGCTGGGAGCCGTCAGCAATCTGACCACGCAAGCCGGCAAGGCGATTACGTTCCAGATCACGGCCAGTGACACTAACGGTGGCACCGCAACCTTCAACATCGGCGACCAGAACCCGTTCGGGCAGGCTCCCTATGCCACGCCGGCGAATGTCACCGTGACGATCGCGCCCGGCACGGGCAACACGGCGACGGTGACGTTAACGCCCAAGGCGGGCTTCACCGGAACGTTGAATCTGGTGGCGCACGCCGACGATTCGAGTAGTGGTCTGCGCGACGCGCAAGATTTTACGTTGACCGTCGCCGGACCGATCACGGTACAGACTGACGGCACCACACAACAGGTCACGGCTGGCAGCTCGTTGGGTGTGACGGGGTTGTCGATCACTGACCCTGGTTTGTCGACGACGAGCAATGTCACGGCGACGTTCGCGGTGGCTCACGGCACGATCAACTTCTCGACAAGCACGACCGCCGGAATTACCAGTTCGCAGGTAACTGGTAATGGCACCGGCAGCGTGACGATCACTGCTCCCTTGGCCGCGATCAACGCCACCTTGGCAGCCACGAGCGGCATTACTTACACGCCGTCTGCCAGCTTTGGTGGATCGGACAGCTTATCGATCACCGCCAGTGATTCGGCTGGCAACACGAATACCAACTCTGTTTCCCTGGCGGTCTTGTCCAGTATTCTGATCAATGTGCCGTCGTCGTCGCTTGCGACCGCGATGGGTGCCGGACTAGCGATTGCGGGACTATCGATCTCGGACCCCGCCCTACCCGCTGCTAACAATGTGGCGTTCACGTTCAAGCCTCAAAGCGGCACGATTACGCTGGCGACAAATATTCCGAACGGCATCACGAGCGCCGAAGTCACGGGTAATGGCACTGGCACTGTCAGTGTCAACGCGACGCAGGCCCAGATCAATGCCACGCTGGCCGACGCCAACGGCGTCACCTACGCGCCGACTTCGTCATTCAGTGGCACGGACACCGTGCAACTGCATGCCTCGGATGGGAGCAATTCGACCGACAACGACTTCACCGTTACCGTCGGACTGTCGATCACGGCTCCGACGACGATCAAGGCACCGTCGGGGACCAATTTCGCGATCACCGGCGTTTCGATCACCGATGCGGCACTCCCCTCGACCGATACGATTACGCTGACGATTGCCGCCACGCACGGCACGATTAAGGTCGGCTCGACGATAACCGGCGGCGTATCTAGCTCGGGCATCACGGGCAATAACACGGCGACTGTCACGATCGCCGGAACCTTGGCGCAGGTCAACGCCACGCTCGCGGGCACCGGTGGCCTGCTCTATCGCTCGGCGAACGACTACGACGGTCCGGATACCATCACGATCACGGCCAACGATCAGTTGACCAGCAGCGGCACCAGCACGGTTGGTGTTAGCGTGATCGGTCCGTTGTCCATTAACGGTCCCACGAATGGCCTGGTGCAGGCCAACACCGTGCAGCATATCACGGGCGTTTCTCTCGACGACACCGGATTGCCGGCAACCGATAACGTCACGCTGACGTTCGCCGTGCAGAACGGAATCATCAATCTCAGCACGGCGGTCACGGCCGGCCTGACCGCGGCCCAGATCACGACGAATGGTACCGGTAGCGTTACCATCATCGCGCCGCTGGCCGCGATCAACGCCACGCTGGCGGATGCCAACGGCCTGACCTACACGCCTCACACCGGCTTCAGCGGTGACGACACGGTTGCAATCACGGCCAGCGACACCGCTGCGAACAGCCCATCAACATCGATTTCGTACGTCGTGATCGGGCCGATCACTCTGACTACGCCGCAGACTCAAACCGCGATAAGCGGTGGCTCGGCGTCCATATCCGGAATTTCGTTAAGCGATCCTGGCCTCTCAAGCCAGTCCGCCGTGACGATGACGTTTAGTGTTGCCCATGGTTCGTTGACTTTTTCGACCGCAGTTTCGTTGGGCTTGGTAGACGGCCAAATTTCGGGCAATGGCACCAGCAGCGTGACCATCACCGCACCCGTGAATGCCATCAACAACACCTTAGCCAATGCGAGCGGGCTGACCTACGTTTCGACTGCGAGCTTCAACGGCTCGGATGCCATCGCCATGACGGTCAGCGATCCGGCGGACAATACGGCCACGGGAAGTGCTTCGATCGCCGTAGGACTGGCGGTCAACGCGCCGGCTTCGCAACTAGGAACGGCGAGCACTGCGCTGGCGCTGACGGGCGTTTCGATCACGGATCCGGCGCTGTCGGCCAGTGGGACTGTCACCGTAAATCTGACGGCGACCAACGGCAATATTTTGCTTTCGACTGCTGTTTCAGGAGGTCTGACGACCAGCCAAGTGACTGGCAACGGTACCGGCACCGTGACGGTCACGGGGACCTTGGCCGCGATCAATGCCACGCTCGCGGCGGCCAACGGCCTGACGTACACGTCGACGGCCGGTGGTGCGGACACGGTCACGTTCGCGGCGTCCGATACGCTCGAGAGTCAGGCCTCGGCCAGCACAGCGGTCACGATTGTCGGCCCACTCTCGATTACCGCCCCCACGTCGCAGACGCTGACGACCGGATCGAGTGTGGCGATCACCGGCGCCACACTTGCCGACCCGTCGTTGCCGACCACCAGCAACGTCACCGTGACGCTCACAACGACGCTGGGGACCGTGGCACTATCCACGTCGATCAGCGGCGGCCTCACCGCCTCGCAGATTACTGGCAACGGCACCGGTAGTGTTACGATCACGGCTCCGCTGGCCGCGATCAACGCCACGCTGGCGGCGGCCAATGGGCTGACCTACGCGGGCACGACTGCTGGAGCCGACACACTCAAGATTCAAGCTCACGACGACGCGGGCAACACGGCAACTCCGACCAACACGCCGCTCTCGGTCTTTGGGCCGGTGACGATCAACGTCCCCTCGACGCCGCCGACGCTCAAGACCAATGGCTCGGTCGCTATCACCTCGATTTCGGTAACCGATCCGGGCCTGTCGTCGACGGACAACGTTACGCTCGTTTTGAATGCTGGCCATGGCACGCTGACGCTCTCGACCAGCATCACCAGTGGACTCACGGCGGGCCAAATCACGGGCAATGGCACCAGCAACGTCACGATCACGGCACCCTTGGCTGCCATTAACGCTACGCTGGCGGCGGCGGCCGGACTGACCTACGCGCCGACCACCGGGTTCAACGGCACCGATACGATTGGTCTGTCGGCCAACGACACGCATAACAACAGCAACACGGCCAGCTTCTCGGCGACGGCGATTGGACCGGTAACAGTGACCGTTCCCTCCGGCACGTCGACGATCGGAAGCTCTGCCAACTCCTCGATCACCGGGATTTCGCTCACCGATAGTTCACTGCCCTCGACGAGCAATGTGACGGTGAACCTTTCGGCCGCTCATGGCACCCTCACGCTATTGACCAATGTCACCGGCGGCCTGACCGCGGCGCAGATTTCGGGCAATGGCACCAGCAACCTGACGATTACCGCTCCGTTGGCGGCGATCAATGCGACGCTAGCCGCGGCGAACGGCCTGGTTTACAAGGCCATCAGCGGATTCGCCGGCTCGGACTCTGTAAGCCTTACGGCTACCGATCCGGTCAGCAACACGAACACGGCGAGTGTGTCGTTGGCCGTCGTGGGGCCGCTGTCGGTTACGATCCCGGCAACGCCGACCGTCAAGCTGAACACGCCGCTGGCGATCACGGGACTATCGGTTGCCGATCCGTCGCTACCGACAACCAGCAACGTTACGCTAACGCTGGCCGTGACACACGGCGTCATCACGCTGTCGACCACGGTCACGAATGGTTTGACCAGCAGTCAGATTACGGGCAATGGCACGGCCAGTGTCACGATCACCGGACCCTTGGCCGCGATCGTCGCTACGCTCGCTGCTGCGACCGGGCTGACCTACACCCCAACGACTGGCTTCAGCGGTTCGGACGCGCTGAGCATTTCGGGTAGCGATCCGTTCTCGAACACCGCCACGCAGAGTCTCACGTTGACTGTGTTGGGGGCAAGCAATTCAAGTATTTCGGGCATGGTCTACCTGGATGGCAATCTCAACGGTCAGCTCGATGCGAGCGAGTCCGGGCTGGGCGGCGTCATTCTGATCCTGCAGGGGACGGACTCGCAGAACAACGCGATTGGACCTCTGGCTATAAAGACCGCCAGCAACGGATCGTTCCAATTCAATTCGTTGCCGGCTGGCACTTACACCCTGACGAAGATCGCGCCTGCTGACCTGGTCGATGGCGCCGCCACGGTGGGCAGCCTGTCGGGAACGCTGCAGGGCAAAGACGTGATCTCCTCGATCACGATCGCCGCCGGCGCGGCGGGTACGGGCTACAACTTTGCCGAGGACGCGCTCGATCCTCACTTCGTCACGCTCGACATGTTCTTGAATACCTCGCCCACGCCGGTGCAGACGCTGGTGAATTACATTGCCAAGTCCTATGCCGATGCCGGCGTCTCGACCACGGCGCCTGTTGGCATCTCGGGCCAGGTGCCGGCACCGGTTGTCAATGTGGTAACCGCGGCCTTCAATCTGAATCAAGCCGGATCGAAGGTCGTCACGGGGCTGTCGGTGAGCGATTCTGCACTCTCGTCGTCCAGCAGCAATGTAACCGTCACCTTGTCGGTCGCCAGTGGTACGCTCGCCGTTTCGACGACGGTCTCCGGTGGCGTGACCACCTCGCAGGTGACGGGATCGGGCACCACGACGGTTACCATCACGGCTCCGCTATCGGCGATTAATGCCATGCTGGCCGACCCGAACGGTCTGACCTACACACCCACGTCGACCTTCAACGGAAACGATACGCTTGGCGTCACGGTCAATGACTTGGGTAACACGACCACGGGCACGCAGCAAACCGGTAACGCCAGCGTGGCGCTGCATGTCATCGCCGCGCCGGTCATTACTAGTGCCAGCAGTTCGGCCATCGTGCCGACCGGGTCTACATCGAATGTCACTGGGCTGTCGATAGCAGATAGCGCGTTGACCAATGCCAGCGGCAACGTCCAGCTGAACCTGGCCGCCGCGCATGGAACCATTAACTTGTCGACCAGCGTCAGTGGCGGGATCACCGCCGCTCAGATCACGAACAATGGCACGGCGAACGTCACGATCAACGCGCCGCTCGCCGCGATTAATGCCACGTTGGCGGCGACCGCGGGTGTGACCTTCACGCCGACCAGCGGATTCACCGGCACTGACACGTTGGGCATCACCCTCAGTGACCTGGCCAATACGGCGTCCGGCGTCGCGCAGACCACGACCAAAACTGTGCCGGTGTCGATCGTCGGTCCGCTCGCGATTACCGCACCTTCGGGCACGCAGTCGGCAGCGAGTGGTAGCGCCGTTATCACCGGTGTCTCGATCGCCGATCCAGCGCTTCCCTCGACCAGCAATGTCACGTTGACCTTGACGGCCTCGAATGGCACCGTCGCTCTTTCGACGGCCATCAGTGGCGGTATTACGTCCACGCAAGTAACCGGTAATGGCACCGCCAGCGTGACGATCACGGCCCCCTTGGCCGCGATCAATGCCACGCTAGCCGGTGCGAGTGGTTTGACTTACACGGCCAACAGCGGCTTTACCGGAACCGACACGCTGGGTCTGTCGAGCACCGACGTGGCGGGCAATCACGGCACGGCGACGGTCACGGTTTCGGCAACTGCCAAGCTGTCGATTGCCGCTCCGAGCACCTCGCAGTCGGTGGGGATCAACACGCCCAAGGTGATAACTGGTGTCACGATCGCGGACCCGGCGCTCACTTCGACCGGCACTGTCACGCTGACCTTGACCGCTACCCACGGAACGGTCGCCCTGTCGACCTCGGTCACGGGCGGCGTCACGACGTCTCAGGTCACGAACAACAGCTCGGGCAGCGTAACCGTCACGGCTTCCTTGGCTGCGATCAACGCCACGCTAGCCGACGCGGCCGGCCTGACCTATACGCCCACCAGTGGTTTTGTGGGCGGGGACACGTTGGCCCTCTCGGCCAGCGATACTTTGAGCACGAGCGCCACGGCGAGCGTCTCGATCACCGTCGCTGGTCCGCTGTCGAGCACGCTGGGGACCAATGCCCAGTCGGTCGCCGTCAACAGCCCTCTGGTGCTCTCAGGCATTGCCTACGCCGATCCGTCGCTGCCCACAACCAGCAATGTGACGGTTGTGGTTTCAGCCGCGCATGGCACCGTCACATTGTCAACGACGGTCACGAATGGTCTGACCACCTCGCAGATTACCGGCAACGGCACCGGCAGCGTTACGATCACGGCTCCTTTGGCCGCGATCAGTGCCACGCTGACTGCCGCGAACGGGGCGACGTATACACCCACCAGCGGATTTGCCGGCACAGATACGGTGGCATTTGCCGCCAACGATACGTTTGGAAACACGAATACGGCCAGCATCACGGTCACGGTCGCGGGTCCGCTCGCGATTACTGCCCCCAGCGATACGCAATCCGTCGCGGTCAACGGCAGCAAGGTTGTGAGTGGCGTCCTGCTGGCGGATCCTTCTTTCCCGGCAACGGGAAATGTCACGGTGAATTTGACCGCGACCCACGGCACGGTGACGCTGTCCACCGCTGTGACCGGTGGTATCACGACCGCGCAAGTTACCGGTAACGGTACGGGCGCTGTGACGATTATCGCCCCCTTGGCCGCGATCAATGCCACGCTGGCTGATGCGGCTGGTCTGACCTACGCCCCGACGAGCGGCTACAGCGGCGCCGATTCGATCGGCCTAACGGCTACGGATTCGCTGTCGAACACTAACACCGCGACGATCACGATCAACGTTACCGGGGCGCTGTCGATCGCAGCCCCTTCCGACACGCAGTTGGTGGCCATCAATAGCACTAAGGCTGTGAGTGGCATCGTGGTCTCCGATCCGTCGTTGTCCAGCAGTGGAACGGTCACGCTGGTACTCACTGCGACGAACGGCACCATCTTGTTGTCGACCACTGTCAGCGGCGGCATCACCGCATCGCAAGTCACGGGTACGACCAATGGCACGGGCAGTGTGATAATCACGGCTCCCTTGGCAGCGATCAACACGACGCTCGCCGCTATCAGTGGGCTGACTTATAAGCCGAACACGGGTTACGTCGGTGACGATACCCTGGCCCTGTCCGCTACCGACTCGCTGAGCAACAGCAGCGGCACTACTAACGTCGCGATCCAGGTGGCTGGGCCGCTGTCGATGACGGTGCCGACAGACGAACTCGTGGTACCGCAGGGGGGCAGCCTGGTGGTGAGCGGTATCTCGCTGAGCGATCCATCGCTACCAGCGACCAGCAATGTCACGCTAACACTGAACGTCAACAATGGCACGGTGGCCCTGTCGACCGCAGTGACCGGCGGCCTCACGGCGGATCAAATCAGCAATAATGGGTCCGGCTTTGTGACGGTCACGGCCCCGTTGGCTGCCATTAGTGCGACGCTCGGGGACCCCGCTGGTTTGACTTACACGGCAAATGCGGACTTCACCGGGCCCGATACGCTGGTGCTGACCGGCACGGATCTGTTCGGGAATACGATCAGCAAAAATGTCGCACTCAATGTTGTAGCGCCGCTGTCGATCACGGCCCCGACCGACACGCAATTGCTGGCCATCAACGGCAGCAAGGTCATCAGTGGCGTGTCGCTGACTGATCCGACATTGCCTGCGGCAAGCGATGTCACGCTGACACTGACTGCGACCAATGGCATCGTGAACTTGTCGACGGCGGTAACCAGCGGTCTAACGGCAGGGCAAATAACCGGCAATGGCACAGGCAGCGTGTCGATCACGGCTCCTCTAGCTGCTATCAATGCGACGTTGGCCGACGCAAATGGTCTGACGTACGCCGCCAATCATGGTTTCGCGGGAGCCGACACTCTGGTCTTCACGGCCACGGACTCGTTGTCGCATAACGTGACCACCAATGTGACGTTGGCAATAGCCGGTCCGGTGGCGATCAACGCTCCGAGCAACACGCTGTCGGTCACAACGAACGTCGCCCAGGTGCTAAGTGGCATCTCGCTGGCCGATCCTTCGTTGCCGGCAACGAGCAACGTCACACTGACGCTCGGTGTGACCAACGGCACGATTGCCTTGTCGACGGCGGTCAACGGTGGTCTGACCGCGGCTCAGGTGTCGACTAACGGCACAGGCAGCGTGACGATCACGGCCCCCTTGGCCGCGATCAACGCGACATTGCATGACGCGAATGGCCTGACTTACACGCCAAACACTGAATTTGGCGGAGCCGATGCCCTGTCGCTGACGGCGACGGACGTGGTGGGTAACGCAACAACCGCGAGTGTCGCGATGATTGTCGCGGATCCGCTGGCCATCAAAGTGCCTGTGGATACGCAAACGCTGGCCGCGAATAGCAGCAAGGTAATCAGCGATGTGGTTTTGGGTGATCCGTCGTTGCAGTCGGGCAACGTGACGCTGAAGTTAACCGTGACGAATGGCAAGCTGGATTTGTCGACGACGGTCACGAACGGATTAACGGCTGGTCAGGTGACGGACAACGGCAGCGGCACCGTGACGATCACGGCACCGGTGGCCGCGATCAACGCCACGCTGGCGGACCCGGCCGGCCTGACTTACACGCCGACCACCGGTTATGCCGGACCTGATACATTGGCCCTGAATGGCACGGATGCACTGGCGCACGATGTCACGGTCGACGTCGCCCTGGCAGTTGTCGGGCCGGTTTCTCTCTCGGCGCCAGCGGATACGCTGTCCGCGCCGGCCGTGGGCAGCAAGGGGATTAGCAACATCGTGCTCGGCGACCCGAATTTGCCGGCAACCAGCCCCGTGACGCTGACGTTCGCCACGACCAACGGCACGATTTCCGTCTCGACCGCGGTTAACGGTGGCATTACCGCCGGTCAGATTATCGGCAACGGCACCGGGAACATTACGATCACCGCTCCCTTGGCCGCCATTACGGCCACGCTCGCCGATGCTAACGGCGTGAGCTACACGGCCAACGAAGGCTTCACCGGCTCGGACACCGTAGCCCTCACGGCCGACGATACGATTGGGGTCCAAGCGACTGCGAATGTCTCGGTGGCCGTCTTTGGATCACTGTCGATCCTGGCACCGAGTGATACGCAAGTGCTGACGATCAACGGCAGCAAGGTCATCAGCGGAGTTGTGATCGCCGATCCCGGAATTCCAGCCATGAGCGACGTCACTTTGACCCTGACCGCCACCAGCGGCACGCTGAATTTGTCGACGAGCGTGAGCGGCGGCCTGACGGCCAGCCAAATTACAGGGAATGGCAGCGATAGCGTGACGATCATGGCCCCCTTGGACGCGATCAGTGCCACGCTGGCCGATGCCGCGGGATTGACCTACAAGCCCGTCGATGCCTTCTCGGGCAACGACACGATAGTCCTCAGCGTCGCTGACCTGGCGGGCAACGCTCCTAGCCCGGTCAATGTTGCGACCCTCGTCGCTGGACCGCTGTTTATCGCGACGCCTGCTGCCCAAACCGTGGGTGAGAACAGCAGCCTGGCAATCACGAACATCGTGCTAACCGATCCTTCGCTGCCGGACGCGACGAACGTGACCTTCACGCTGTCCGTTACGAACGGCATCGTGTCATTGTCGACGGGCATCAGCAGCGGGATCACCGCAACCCAAGTGACCGGTAACGGTACGGGCACGGTGACGGTTACGGCGCCCCTGGCCGCGATCAATGCCACGCTGGCCGACGCCGAAGGCCTGACCTACACGCCCAACAGTGGCTATTCAGGTTCGGATTCGCTGGCTCTGTTGGTCAACGACTCGCTGGTCAGCAGCAGCGTCACCAGCAGTGTTGCGATCACCGTCGCCGCGCCGATTTCGTAG